The region ATGACACAAGATAAAACAGGGAATGTGGAAAGTACGTATCAGCTCTTCTTTGGGACAGCTGCCATTCACAAGTAACGTGGTCAAGACTAATTTGTTTTTGTATCTTTAGCATGTTACAGCTCAAGGgttttcaaactgttttgaaGTGGCCTGACAGATGTAGGTGACACCCTACAagctttttgtccttttttacCCGAAAGGAAGTGAAAGAAAGTTGAATGATCATCTTTTTCGAAAAAGACCAAAATGATGAGCAAATCTATagtttttctctggtttttacCATGTAAGCCATCACTGTGCTACCTGGGAGATACTATAACAAAGAAGTGGACCAGAAGGTAAAGTGATATACGCAATGGTAAATAACTATTCAATAGTAATTTATTTATACCAGCTCATTTACATGGAACTGGGGCATTCTATTTTAGCGCATGGACAATTCAAATAGTAAACAGCATTGCGTTTGGCATAATCTTTCACTACTATCCAGTTTTATGCACTAAAGTTCACTTCCATTCAAGGTACAGGAGCGAAGGAGGttattttctccccaaaagcatttgaaagcagAAGACTGCTATAGCTGTACACATCAAATTTGACAATAACAGATGTGTGCTGGAAACTGAGCTCCCCAAAACCAGATGTGCTAGATTCTTGCTTAGACACTGATATTAATGTGCCATTACTGTAATTTGATTAAAGGCATAATGatgtcattaaaaacaaaataaaataaaaatctagagGTTAAGTCTTGGACCAGCTACAACTCATTCACTTCCACAATTGCTGATAATTCAAGCTCGTGACATGACTCATCAACTTCTATAGCATTACAAGCAGCTAGTATCAGGTAAGTAGCTGCTCAGtatttaataattctttttcttgatgAAACACATTAAGATGCTCACTGTAAAACTAGGTATGCTTATACATACTGTATATACAAGTATTGACACAACTGTGACAGGTAGGGCACATTAAATGTTGACAGGCTGGTATATTGAGTTTTGTAACCTTTTTAACATATATTAGTTTTATGACTCCATTGTATCTTACTAGAACTTACCTCACCCACTAGCATCTCATAGATAAGTACACCAAGACCCCACCAGTCTACAGCTCTTGTATAGGAAGTTTCTGTCAGCACCTCTGGAGCAAGAAATTCTGGTGTGCCACAGAATGTGCTTGTTCTGTCTCCAAATCCCATTCCTGAAAAGTTACAGTTAATGAAAAGCAAGCAGTATTTTCTGCCACTCTACAACTTATTCCTCCAGCAAGTAAAACCTCTCTCTAGAGCACCTTCGTCCGATACTGTAGTTCCAGGGCCTGTCCTGAAGGCTCAGGCCAATGAGGTAAAACACTCCCCCattctcccctcccacccccttgTTCCACATGTGCTTCAGTGTAAGTTTTTCTATCCCTAACTGTATGCAATGAGCCAAATTACGCTTCCATTTACACCTTTGTCACCCAGTTGTCTCTGCTTGGAAAGATACAAACAATCTTATGCTATGTTTCCACTGGCTAGTAGAAGAAAACGTGGTTCACTAGTTTAGTCAAAGATGCCTACTGTGGATGCTGCTGTAGTGGCAAAACTACATATAGTAAAGTAAAACACGGAGTGTAGTGAAACAACTTCGAGCAAAATAAGCCCTGTGTATTTGCAAGAGGGGCACAGttggtgacagcagcagcacaaggacTGATGTGACACTCCAAGTGGAGGTGCTGCAGAAAGCTTAAGAAAACCATTTATTGTAGTAGTCAGTAAACCAAAGAGCTTTCCTTGTCCTCGTTTCCTTTTGTCACTTATGGAACTTGTTTGTAGCTAAAGTCACAGGACTTGCCCTAGGATATTAAAGACAACAGCAATGTTTGAATGCCTACTGAATTTACTAAATTCCCTCTTAGGCtatgtaaaaggaaaagataggCGGACAGGCTGTACGAACTGGAGAAGGAAGTGGACCTTTCCAGATCTTCCCCCCCAACGGGGTTTAAGAAAGACACTGCAATTTCAGTTGCTACCTCTATTTTATGTCTTACTTGAAAGGTAGTGGCCAATAGTGGGATGCTTGAAAGTACCTTTCTAGCATCTAGGCTTCCTTGTTGGGATAAATGTCTCTGTTTTAGCTATAGTATACTTTGCATGTCATTTCCATATACTTAGAGTTGCAACTATTTCAgagttgaaaaaaatagataatgCATTTGTAAAAAAGTAAGAGTGAGGGATGGATTATAATGGTACTTGATTTCATTGTACAGTGTCAACATGTTTAGAATGAGGAAAAACACCTAATGGTTTTTCTGCTAACTTGTAAAATGCAGCAGTATGCCTCACTAATAAGCAGAGATAGGATGAAGTAAGAATCAGAATAGGTGATGctcacaactgaaaaaaaaaaaaaaaaaaaaaatcgggcTATGCTCAGATGCTCCTGATAATTCCCTACTAAGGAACTTCCTCCTATCTCCACGTTTGTACAAtcagagatgtattttttccttcaaatgatACAGACTAAGTATACACTATACATGTTTGGCAGTCCAAAAGTCTCCAGGAACAGTCAAGAGTAAGACAGACTATGGAATTCccctagaaagaaaatttaagggCCATTACCTTCTTTGCAAAGACCAAAGTCAGCAATTTTCACGAAGCCTTCTGTGTCCAGCAATAAGTTATCCAACTTCAAATCTCTAAATGAACATTTGAGAACAAAATTGCATCACTGATGTTTCTTCAGTACTATTCAGAATAGCTGAAATTCATCTGTTGGAAATGGGTCAATGACTACTTACCTATATACTATTTTGTGTTCATGTAAATACTGAAGTCCAAGAACCACACATGCAGCATAGAATCTGttgaaaaagttaaaatttcaaTGGATTTTAGTCCTGCTTTTCAGAATGTGAAGTCCATTATTATTGATCTTTTTTATTAGCCAGCCTCTGAAGATAAAGGGATGGATACTCACACTGCTCTTGGTTCAGAGAAGACATCAGTATGAATGTGCATCATCAGATCCCCACCAGCAGCGTATTCCATTACAAAGCAAACGTGATCTTTGGTTTGGAAACAAGCGAAAAGGTTCACCAGGAAGGGATGTCTTACGCTATTCACAGTTTCAAATATTCGCTTTTCACACATCAAGCTGCAAACAGAAGATCAGTAAAAATTTAAAGCTGAATCCTGAACCACAATTTTTCAACTCTCAGAAACTATTGGGAATTTATACcttatgttttttcctctgttcctctgGATAAGATaagaacattttttgttttgagagaGAGGTTTTAATACTCGCACACACATTAAGTTGATGCCAGGATTTCCACAAAGTTACATTTGGctttcacaaatgaaaaaggaaacctAGCAGTCCATGAAAATTGTGCCCTGCcaattttccttccaaatactCAAGACTTGCATCAAGTATGCATCGATATCATGTGACATTAGCTtcaatccatttttattttaattgtgtaCAATACATAAAGTGGAAAACAGTAACAATATTATAGACATCTATCTAGAGTAATTCCAGATTATTTCTCCTTAAGCCAATTGGTTAATTTGTAGCTTATTCTTAATACAGTTACCTTTCTTCCTGCAAGTCAAATGAATATAGTCACTACTAAACAGTTACAAAAGCACCTTCTTGCACGAAAACTAGACAGGTTTGTAACTGCCACTTCACTtccaagcaaagaaaaatctgagttttggggcaaaaagattaaaaaaagaaaaaacaaaacaacagtgAACTATACACAGGACTTAAGGGAAAACGTGATAGACAAAGTATGACAGTATGTTATAGGTTGGGAAATACCATCATAGGTGTTTCTGCCAGTAAAGGAAACATAGTCACTGTCCTCCTGAAATGTGATGGAAGTCTATAGAACAAGTAATTAGACTAAATAATTGCAAGAGAAcctaaatgaaaaacaggatCAGCTTTAAGTCAGAGCTGTAGTACAGGCACGGTAAGGGGGGCACTAAAACAAATCAGTGTTCCTGGGCTACActgctccctccttgccccAGAACGAAGACTACATGTCTGCAGCAGCCAACTAAGCAGGGAGATGACAacttcttttgctctttcactGAATTTAACTACTGTTTGGTAGAGCTCACAGTTGTGttgcatgcagaaagaaaacacaattgATTTATGGAGTCcatgtattatattttacaaacTGACCTGTCTACTTCATCACGAGCGACAATATCTCCTTTCTTTAAGGCTTTAATAGCAAACATCTCATTTGTGTTTTTGTACTCTGCCAACAGCACCTAAAACAGAAGATAAGCGATTCATTTAAGAGCTATATCTAGTTTTTGATATAGCTTTGACATTTGATATAGCCTTTTGACATTTACCTTTCCAAAATGTCCTCTGCCCAGTACAGCACAACATCTGAAATCCTTCAGACTGAATTGAAATCTTTGTTGTGAtctatgtaaataaaaaacGAGTCAAAAATCTTCTAGTTTGTTAACTTTAAGAAATATTATTCCTATCAAGAGCAAAACCACTGCATTTTTACCTTCTATCTTCAGGCTCTCGGGTGTTGGTGTATTTTATGTCTGAATGGGGGGCATCAGGCTCACAGATTATTTCAGGCTGGAGTTTTGGGACAATACTATTTCTgccattttcaaaatcaaaagttGTTACTTCATCCTGCGAAGAAAATGAAGtctgaaaatttaaaactgattgTGAAGGCAAATGAATGGAGAAATTTTACTATAAGCAGGTGAAATTCTTAACACAAGAATTACCTAAGCTAAAATGGTATACTTTAAGACAATACAGATAAGCAAGCTTTTAACAGACTGATGAAACGTATTGCTGCAGTCATTCTGCTCTTTGttaataaaaccattttttcctgaatactCTAATGATTTcgggcttttgttttttctgtggtgGAACCAATGACGTAGAGAGTTAAACACACCAACCATGGAAACAGTTTGCCACCAAGACTAATCGGAGCATTCTGTTGAGACAATTCTGTATGTGTAAGTTAAGGGAGCATATACTGAAATATAAGGGAAGAAATCCATCATAAAGATGCCAATATTACAACCTTGTTAAACTGTATAGCCTGAAATTCTTAAAGTTACTTGCCTGAGATGGCACATCAGAGGCCTTTATCTCAGAGGAAGATTCACATATTTCCCCAAGGGAAGATGCACGgggtggagcaggtggaggctCAGGCTCAAGTTCAAAGTCCAATTTGGCTACAGGAGAGTCActagcaagaaaataaataactccTCAGAGACTGTTTTAATAGTATGAAAACCAACTTAAAACTGCACGTTATGTAGATTTCTCCTAAAACAAATCTTGTGTGCGTAGATCTGTCTATAAAATGGAtgtccaaaatgaaaacatcgAAAGGTCTGCAGTATTGCAGAATAAACAGGTTTGACATACATTACATACATTAGGGCATAAGCATCTCACTGTTACTCTTGCTCttaaaagtacttaaaaattgTAGATACCACCTACCTGGCTGGCAGTGTTAGTTCAGCAATGTGTGCATCAACCACTGGCCCAGTAGCAGGCACTGGTGCTTGAGGGCTGAAGGTGCCAGAGTGATTTACTGTAGGAATAGCTCTTCTTACCAGCCTTCCCCAAGTGGCaatattaatattcatttgAGGAGCTCTGAGAAACGTTTTGCCTGTGGATAttgtgaaaaaaaggaaatagagtGCAAGTAATTTCCTTACTTATTACCAAAagctataattaaaaaaaaattcatattaatCAGTTTATAGTTTATGAAGAACAAACTGAATTTGTCATATTCCTTAGCAATTCCTAATTATTCACTGTTAAATGCTAACGCATAATAAGGAATTcgaaaacaaaacatttctaaatgcCATGCCAAATCCTTCATTATTAACAGCTTTATTCACAGGCAAATATTAGGtctctgtataaaaaaaaaaatcacagatctGTACAATTTTTAAGCTTTACATGTTTATATTAAACAATCAccttgctgttttgaaaaaattttcttctgcctctggagTTTTGGTCTTCTTTCAATAACTGGATTAAAAAACGTAACCTGCAGTTCAAATAACGTGTGTTATAATCCaagtttcagaacaaaatgcattcttaaaagtttaagaaaaacttcTTAAACTATTCTGCAATACAATACTTGCAAGTATGCTCAAGTGCTTCAACGAAACATTCTTACCTCTGCAAACAGAGTGCCCTGGGGTTCAAGATAGAGACACATGCCATGCCGTTGGTTATCCAGGAAATCTTCCAACCTCAGAAACTTTACTGCACACAAAGATCTCCAGTCACGCCAATAAACTGATATTTCTAATTCACGTGACTACAACAGGAAACATAGACACAGGAAATTACTTATTAGTAATTGTTCTGCAAGAGTTACCTCTGTACAATCATAAGATCTAGCAACTCAAGGATCAAGATGCAGAGCTGTTACTTTAAAAGAGTGCAAGGGCTAACTAGCCATACTAAACAAGCTCTCACTAGGATTTCACTTCAGTTCAGATGTGATAGCCAGTGTCCAAACAAAAGCATAAGTGTAAAATTCCCCCAAGAGTAGGAGAGTCACAGTCACCAGACTTTTTGAGTCAGTCTAACAACAGTGCTAGTTCAAGATATTTTAGCTCAAGCTCTGACAACAAATTTTTACCTGTGTTTAAAAACCTCAACTTTACTAGTTTTCCATGTTATTTACACGTATCAATTGCATTTCATGGCTGTGTAGTGACATTTTAGTACCTGCATACGCATCATGATGCAAGACTTCATACAGTATCTCTAGAAATACATACAGTTTTTGTAACATGGTCGTGAAGAGGGGCCAAAAACTTTAAACTAACAAGAACTACTGCTGTATCTTGCTGGTGGGATTTAATATATTCTTAGGGTGCCTTATACGCTTGTTACAAAAGCTTGttacaaaatgtgaaaaatccTGCAATATAATATAACAGCAGCATCGTATGTTACTAAGTTCAGCTAGCATAGCTTAATTCCATCATGATGCATCAATTTACTGTCTTTATATGATAGCTGtaggttttaaaagaaacaaaagttaagaagcagcaacagataaagaaaaagatggggTTTGGAATGTGCATTTCAAATACGGAAGGCTGCATGGTCATGCTCAGCAGAAGCAAGGTCCTTTTCTGGCAGCAAAAAGCATCTAATATTGAGTTCTTAAATAGTGAACATGACACGTACTAGGCTGGTAGGAGCAGCTACTAAACGTTGACTAGTTCTAGTCTTGATCTGAGAGTAATCAAGGCTTCAGGACTCCACAGCTGCTAGTTTTGTTCTGCACTACTAACCGGAACCTGAATTGCTCTACCTGCAGGTCTAAAACTGCTTCCTTCCTAGATGGAAGGAATCTGGTTTGGGGCTCGGAGGGGTGGGGCTCGGTGGGGAGAGAGCAAAAACAGGaaggtggtttggtttttttttctcatttgctttaaatatatACTAGAGATGACTTTTAGGCTCCTAAAATATAGTTTAATTTTCAGTCTATTTTAaacactgataaaaaaaaaatccttgtacCTTAAAATACTATGGCTATCAGGTATCTAAAAACCAAATGCTTGATTAAACCTATATAACAAATTCTCTTCAAAAGGTGTGAGGAAAGAAACATCAAGTATCATTTTGATACTTGCATCCTCGAAGTAGCATTTAAAGTTCTAGGAAAGAACTAttactgaatttatttattattcctGAAGAATTGATCAGCTTGACATGAGAACACTTTTACAGAAGCACTGTAAAAATTCTATGACATAGCTTTACCAAAATGTCCAAACGGTATCTGATATTAGAATTTACTGATAAATAACGAGAAGTTGATGATCCTAATAAAAATTTAGGCACCATTTATCACAGACtaaaaaaatgctaaatgtTAGCTCTTGGATAAAAATATTATGTCAGTTTGTAGGccagaaaaggtaaaatttctAGAATGTCAGCCCAGCATAACAGCTTAACCCCAGGGAGCTCATTCTGTTAAGGATGGGAATACTTGCACATATGAAATTTGAACATCATCACAacaacaggagggaaaaaaaaaaagcaacatgaaatTAATCTAAAGAATCGACTATAGCTGTCAATGAAGTAAGACCACATTTTTACCCTGTCTAGTTCCAGTGTAAATTTCTGGTCCCATGACTGATTGGAAATAGGTTTCCAGCTAGTTTGACCAACCACAGTGTTATCCAGCTTCAGTACAGCACAGACTTCATCTGTAAGTAAAGTACACAAACTCAGCTTAAATCTTTAAGAGGATtttccacaaacaaaaacatcttcAGTAAGTTTCCCTCAAAAATGTAATCTCATATTTAATTggttctgtcctggtttcggctgggatagagttaattttcttcttagtagctggtacagtgctgtgttttggatttagcgtgagaataatgttgataacacactgatgtttcagttgttgctaagtagcgcttatcctaagttaaggacttttcagtttcccatgctctgccagcaagcaggtgtgcaagaagctgggagggagcagagctggggcagctgacccgaactagcccaaggggtattccataccatggaacgtcatgcccagtatataaatggggggcagttggccgggaggtgtgggtcgctgctcgggcatcagtcagcaggtggtgaacaactgcattgtgcatcactgttttttttttttccccttgagtttttgtttgtttgtttggttttttgagataagaacagttcaataactaacgtaaaatataatactaacaataacaataataatgaaatattataaggataatagtaatgaaaagaaatacaacaaaaaaggaaaagaaaggaagaaataaaactcaagaaaaaaacccagtgatgcacaatgcaatgggCATAATAGTatggttgtgttttgtttgtgtttttttttttaaaaacttgacagatgaagaaacagataattttaaagcttcaaatcaatttagtattttaaattacagaacaTGGcatacattaaaatgtaaataaaagatatgcataaaaataagagaagtaAGAGTATACTGAACTGGACAAGTCATCAGTTTTCAGAAGGTTTCTACTACTCCCACTTTTACTTTTACTGGTTCTGCTCATGAAAGATGATCTGGCTTCATTTGGACTCCAACCAGGTAGCGTAATCGATGTGGCTTTTGATCGACCAGGGACGTTTTCCAAAATATCTTGGCAGCCCATTAGCCTAACTTCCAGAGTACCTAGAACAAGACAGACAATGATTTATCAAAGATTTCTGCTCTTAAGTAAACAAAGTGAATGACTGATGATCGATTTATGGCAATAGCTCGCATTCTAACCCTGGCAGGATATAACAGAAATATCAGATGAAATCAAAAGACAGATCTAAGACAGATAAGTATactgaaaataagcattagAAGTCAAATATGTGGGACGCAACCTTCTAGAAGGAGCAACAGTTCACCGAAATAACACAAAATCGGTTTTTGTTCCATGTCTCAGAAGTATCTTTTCTTCACTTGAGAACCTAACTGACTTGGGTTCAAGTTGTAAGCAATGTCATTTTTTAAGATGACAAATCTTAagtttcctattaaaatgaTAGATCTTACAGATGGGACAATAACAATTTTTCATGAGTTTTATATAACCAATTAATATTGGATACATTGCTTCGataattaaaatgaacacaCTGACTATTGAGACTACAAATGTGTTTAAGATACATTCAGAAATCACATTTGCCTGCTGTATCCTAAAGTCAAATTTGAGTTAgtacataatttaaaatcattgaATTGTTCCAACTTCACTGAATTTGGAATTATAAAAGCTGAGACAAGAAGCTACTCTTCAAAATCTTCTGTATCTTTAACCAAATGAGGTATAAGAGGATGCTGTTCTAACTTAAGAGAgtttcctccagcagcacagaaacatctGAATACCACAGATGGTTACAAGAACGGTAGGCTTACCTCATCCTGTACAAGATCGCATCTGTAAAACTGTGACACCGCTGACACTAACGAAATTAACTATTGGAAGTGGTGAAATTAGCCAGTTCATAATCATACTGTCAGCTAGAAACGCAGCTCCTAAATGCAGTGTTCTTTTGACAGCAAATGTACTTAACTGTGAAACTTAAAAGTACTCTTTTGTAACAGAAACTAGTCAGACTTGACCTAAAAACGGTCTGGCAACATTATAGCTCACAGAACAGACACCAAGAAGAAATCCCATCCTGTAGGGAACTAACAGCCGTGACAGCTAAGCATTAGGCTATGAAGACAAAGAGATGCTATTGGCTCCCAAAACAGGTTAAAAGGTAAAAGAATACTTCATTCCCAAACtctatttgggggggggggggaatggatTAATAAGCAGAAAGGCTATAATCTTGTATAAGGACTGGATGCATATCAGAAAGTTCTGTTGATGCACTTTAAGAAGTATGACAGTAGCACTGATCTATTTTTCACAAAGTGTTagaagcaaaacacaaagaCACCGTTCATTTAAATCCAGTTCAATACAAAAGCTCTTTGTGTAGCCAATATGAAAGTGAAACTATTAATAACTTCACAAGCATGTAGCTCTGTTTTGATAATTCCTATTAGAAACTGTTCATATGTATcagtaaataacatttaaagaGGAATTATTTATCACTATAATGTATCTGACCCATGATTATGTATTacaggaaaagaatttaaaaaaaaaaaaaccaaacaaaaccaaccctgTTTCAAAACCAAGGCACGATACTTCCTGCCCATGGTCACTGATCATTTGAGATTCCATATGATGAAAAAAGTTCCCCTCACCACTCTGCAACTTTACAAGGGCTCTCGGCTGAGGTCCTC is a window of Gymnogyps californianus isolate 813 chromosome 8, ASM1813914v2, whole genome shotgun sequence DNA encoding:
- the PKN2 gene encoding serine/threonine-protein kinase N2 isoform X2 — translated: MASNAAEREILFTELQGDAKSLLASENVSTGQKLDFSDTMVQQKLDEIKDQIKREIRKELKIKEGAENLRKVTTDKKNLAYVDNILKKSNKKLEDLHHKLQELNAHIVVTDPEDVADCPRTPDTPNSDPRFSTNNRLMALKKQLDIELKVKQGAENMIQMYSNGSSKDRKLLATAQQMLQDSKTKIEVIRMQILQAVQTNELAFDNAKPVISPLELRMEELRHHFRIEYAVAEGAKNVMKLLGSGKVTDRKALSEAQARFNESSQKLDLLKYSLEQRLNELPKNHPKSSIIIEELSLVSSPTLSPRQSVISTQNQYSTLSKPAALTGTLEVRLMGCQDILENVPGRSKATSITLPGWSPNEARSSFMSRTSKNEVCAVLKLDNTVVGQTSWKPISNQSWDQKFTLELDRSRELEISVYWRDWRSLCAVKFLRLEDFLDNQRHGMCLYLEPQGTLFAEVTFFNPVIERRPKLQRQKKIFSKQQGKTFLRAPQMNINIATWGRLVRRAIPTVNHSGTFSPQAPVPATGPVVDAHIAELTLPASDSPVAKLDFELEPEPPPAPPRASSLGEICESSSEIKASDVPSQDEVTTFDFENGRNSIVPKLQPEIICEPDAPHSDIKYTNTREPEDRRSQQRFQFSLKDFRCCAVLGRGHFGKVLLAEYKNTNEMFAIKALKKGDIVARDEVDSLMCEKRIFETVNSVRHPFLVNLFACFQTKDHVCFVMEYAAGGDLMMHIHTDVFSEPRAVFYAACVVLGLQYLHEHKIVYRDLKLDNLLLDTEGFVKIADFGLCKEGMGFGDRTSTFCGTPEFLAPEVLTETSYTRAVDWWGLGVLIYEMLVGESPFPGDDEEEVFDSIVNDEVRYPRFLSTEAISIMRRLLRRNPERRLGAGEKDAEDVKKHHFFRLIDWNALLAKKVKPPFVPTIRGREDVSNFDDEFTSEAPILTPPREPRILSEEEQEMFRDFDYIADWC
- the PKN2 gene encoding serine/threonine-protein kinase N2 isoform X1, which encodes MASNAAEREILFTELQGDAKSLLASENVSTGQKLDFSDTMVQQKLDEIKDQIKREIRKELKIKEGAENLRKVTTDKKNLAYVDNILKKSNKKLEDLHHKLQELNAHIVVTDPEDVADCPRTPDTPNSDPRFSTNNRLMALKKQLDIELKVKQGAENMIQMYSNGSSKDRKLLATAQQMLQDSKTKIEVIRMQILQAVQTNELAFDNAKPVISPLELRMEELRHHFRIEYAVAEGAKNVMKLLGSGKVTDRKALSEAQARFNESSQKLDLLKYSLEQRLNELPKNHPKSSIIIEELSLVSSPTLSPRQSVISTQNQYSTLSKPAALTGTLEVRLMGCQDILENVPGRSKATSITLPGWSPNEARSSFMSRTSKSKSGSSRNLLKTDDLSNEVCAVLKLDNTVVGQTSWKPISNQSWDQKFTLELDRSRELEISVYWRDWRSLCAVKFLRLEDFLDNQRHGMCLYLEPQGTLFAEVTFFNPVIERRPKLQRQKKIFSKQQGKTFLRAPQMNINIATWGRLVRRAIPTVNHSGTFSPQAPVPATGPVVDAHIAELTLPASDSPVAKLDFELEPEPPPAPPRASSLGEICESSSEIKASDVPSQDEVTTFDFENGRNSIVPKLQPEIICEPDAPHSDIKYTNTREPEDRRSQQRFQFSLKDFRCCAVLGRGHFGKVLLAEYKNTNEMFAIKALKKGDIVARDEVDSLMCEKRIFETVNSVRHPFLVNLFACFQTKDHVCFVMEYAAGGDLMMHIHTDVFSEPRAVFYAACVVLGLQYLHEHKIVYRDLKLDNLLLDTEGFVKIADFGLCKEGMGFGDRTSTFCGTPEFLAPEVLTETSYTRAVDWWGLGVLIYEMLVGESPFPGDDEEEVFDSIVNDEVRYPRFLSTEAISIMRRLLRRNPERRLGAGEKDAEDVKKHHFFRLIDWNALLAKKVKPPFVPTIRGREDVSNFDDEFTSEAPILTPPREPRILSEEEQEMFRDFDYIADWC